The Streptococcaceae bacterium ESL0687 genome has a segment encoding these proteins:
- a CDS encoding pitrilysin family protein: MQVNKGVNLNIIKEKKFKTINIAIRFKADFKAQILANRILISNLWETSNKNLTSNRDLDLKLSDMYGATFSTRVAKKGKKHLLTINLSLVNPALVNDNNLLEEALNFLKDVIFNPLVSESGGLMSFDRETYAREQKNLIKYLEASVEDRSYYASQRLTSLYFTDENMKLPSSATAELVREEDRFTTYNYYQKMLKEDLVDIFVLGNFDDQTEDFLKESFKKFGFTDRLDYVDVRSEAQTYFYKQELNQVEVYEEDKPANQSIIEFAYNLPVYFGDSLYMALLVYNGLLGAFAHSKLFMNVREKEGLAYYASSSIDSYRGFLRIKAGIEASKKDRVIFLVDQEVEAMRLGDFSQDDLEQTKKMLETSYKLAQDSAGNLIEQAFIRGEFPGLYKNQEIWLKDLWSVTREDVMKVAELVSLQTIYFLKGDDLDAQED, encoded by the coding sequence ATGCAGGTAAATAAAGGTGTCAATCTCAATATAATCAAGGAAAAGAAATTTAAAACCATAAATATAGCCATTCGTTTTAAGGCTGATTTTAAGGCTCAAATTTTAGCCAACAGGATTTTAATTTCAAACCTTTGGGAGACCAGCAATAAAAATCTTACAAGTAACCGAGATCTTGATTTAAAGCTTTCAGACATGTACGGTGCTACTTTTTCGACAAGGGTAGCCAAAAAAGGTAAAAAGCACCTTTTAACCATTAATTTATCCCTTGTTAACCCGGCCCTGGTTAATGACAATAATCTTTTGGAAGAAGCCCTTAATTTCTTAAAAGATGTTATCTTTAATCCTCTTGTAAGTGAAAGTGGCGGTTTAATGTCCTTTGACCGGGAAACCTATGCCCGAGAGCAAAAAAATCTAATAAAATACTTAGAAGCAAGTGTTGAGGACAGGTCATACTATGCCAGCCAAAGGCTAACTAGTCTTTATTTTACAGATGAGAACATGAAACTTCCTAGCAGTGCTACAGCAGAGCTTGTCAGAGAAGAAGACCGATTTACTACTTATAACTATTATCAAAAGATGCTTAAAGAAGACTTGGTCGATATTTTTGTCTTAGGAAATTTTGATGATCAGACTGAGGATTTTCTCAAGGAATCTTTCAAAAAATTTGGCTTTACAGACCGTTTGGATTATGTAGACGTAAGGAGTGAAGCTCAGACTTATTTTTATAAACAAGAGCTTAATCAAGTAGAAGTTTACGAGGAAGATAAGCCAGCTAATCAGTCAATTATTGAGTTTGCTTATAACCTTCCTGTTTATTTTGGGGATAGCCTTTACATGGCCCTTCTTGTCTATAATGGTCTTTTGGGAGCTTTTGCCCATTCCAAATTATTTATGAATGTGAGGGAAAAAGAAGGTCTTGCCTACTATGCGTCAAGCTCTATTGATTCATACAGGGGATTTTTAAGGATTAAGGCAGGGATTGAGGCTTCTAAAAAGGATAGGGTCATTTTCCTTGTGGATCAAGAGGTTGAAGCCATGAGGCTTGGTGATTTTAGCCAGGATGACCTTGAGCAGACTAAAAAAATGCTTGAAACCTCATACAAGTTGGCTCAAGATTCTGCTGGAAACTTGATAGAACAGGCCTTTATTCGAGGTGAATTTCCAGGTCTTTATAAGAATCAGGAAATCTGGCTTAAGGATCTGTGGTCGGTTACTAGAGAAGACGTTATGAAAGTTGCAGAACTTGTAAGCCTGCAAACCATTTATTTCTTGAAGGGAGATGATTTAGATGCTCAAGAAGATTAA
- the pgsA gene encoding CDP-diacylglycerol--glycerol-3-phosphate 3-phosphatidyltransferase, which yields MNLPNKLTLLRIILIPVFILILSLPGSVVVFGISLTHLLAAIIFTFASVTDWLDGYIARRDNLVTNFGKFADPLADKMLVMSAFIMLVALGFAPAWVVAIIICRELAVTGLRLLLVENGGAVLAAAMPGKIKTTTQMLAIIFLLLGMKTLGNITLYICLFFTIYSGYDYFAKNTQVFKDVK from the coding sequence ATGAATCTACCCAATAAATTAACCCTACTGCGAATTATCTTAATTCCAGTATTCATCCTTATTTTATCCCTACCAGGATCTGTCGTAGTCTTTGGTATTTCCCTAACCCATCTTTTAGCTGCAATAATTTTTACCTTTGCAAGTGTTACAGACTGGCTTGATGGGTATATTGCCAGACGAGATAACTTAGTCACTAACTTCGGAAAATTTGCTGATCCTTTAGCTGATAAGATGCTTGTTATGTCAGCCTTTATCATGCTAGTAGCTCTTGGTTTTGCACCAGCCTGGGTGGTAGCGATTATTATCTGTCGTGAACTAGCTGTAACAGGTCTTCGCTTACTACTGGTTGAAAACGGGGGAGCGGTTTTAGCTGCGGCCATGCCTGGAAAAATAAAAACAACAACCCAGATGCTTGCCATTATCTTCCTGCTTTTAGGAATGAAGACCCTAGGAAATATTACCTTATATATCTGTCTCTTCTTTACCATTTACTCAGGATATGACTACTTTGCCAAAAATACTCAAGTCTTTAAGGACGTAAAATAG
- a CDS encoding helix-turn-helix domain-containing protein, whose amino-acid sequence MKAKTAGEFLAYKRQEKGWTIDEAVETTRIKKKYILALEADDYSVIPGSFYVRAYIKQYSDRLGIDYGPLINYYESGQKIGEEESLDSYTDDFKASLADFELGEREQERERRGFLEGVKARLPLILLSGAALLILVGVFLVVFLNRPKTLISTDEKISQTSSQTSQSSQASAQSSESKEVTSSSSESQSTSKDKEVEKTEKIKVSGSGASLSAEITGATSPLTIELSVADGVTSWISVTNSDLASGLVLSPDNKSTQTKLVDKAANSLITLGVVQGVTIKINGQTLDLSALTATTGTITLKITYQN is encoded by the coding sequence ATGAAAGCTAAAACTGCAGGAGAATTCCTTGCCTACAAGCGCCAGGAAAAAGGTTGGACCATTGATGAAGCTGTAGAGACGACAAGGATTAAGAAAAAATATATCCTGGCTCTTGAAGCCGATGATTACAGCGTTATTCCTGGAAGCTTTTATGTTCGTGCTTATATTAAGCAGTATTCAGACCGTTTAGGAATTGATTACGGTCCACTAATTAACTACTATGAAAGTGGTCAAAAAATCGGGGAGGAAGAATCCTTAGATTCATATACAGATGACTTTAAGGCCAGCCTAGCTGATTTTGAGCTCGGAGAACGTGAGCAAGAAAGGGAAAGAAGAGGTTTTCTTGAGGGAGTAAAGGCGCGTTTACCTTTGATTTTACTCTCAGGAGCAGCCCTTTTAATCCTTGTAGGTGTCTTTTTGGTCGTTTTCCTAAATCGTCCCAAAACTTTAATTTCTACTGATGAAAAAATCAGTCAAACAAGTAGCCAGACAAGTCAATCAAGCCAGGCAAGTGCCCAGTCCTCTGAAAGTAAGGAAGTAACATCTTCTAGTTCAGAAAGTCAGTCAACTAGTAAAGATAAAGAAGTTGAAAAGACTGAAAAAATTAAGGTTTCAGGGTCAGGCGCTAGCCTTTCAGCTGAAATAACAGGGGCAACAAGTCCTCTTACTATTGAGTTATCAGTAGCTGACGGGGTTACCTCATGGATTTCTGTGACCAATTCAGATTTAGCCAGCGGTCTTGTACTAAGCCCTGACAATAAATCTACTCAGACCAAGTTAGTTGATAAGGCAGCAAATAGTCTTATAACTTTAGGAGTTGTCCAAGGAGTAACCATTAAGATTAATGGACAAACGCTTGATTTGTCAGCCCTTACGGCTACAACTGGAACAATAACCCTAAAAATTACCTACCAAAATTAA
- the recF gene encoding DNA replication/repair protein RecF produces the protein MKLENISLRNFRNYDDLNLDFHPNLNIFLGQNAQGKTNILESIYYLALTKSHRTSSDKDLLKWDSKSMKVAGTLEKHQSRIPLEIIGGKDGRKTKVNHLVQQKVADYIGQMKVIMFAPEDLSVIKGSPSMRRRFIDMEISQLRSIYLYDSIYYGKILKERNAYLKFDSKKIDDTYLSVLDDQLIDYGSKIIEHRISFIRHLEDLANKLHFKLSHGLEDLTISYKSNVSLSEDAPTLSGIKEDFKNQLLKNRSKELIRHQTLVGPHRDDLEFFINGINVSDFGSQGQQRTTALSVRLAEIDLIFEESGEYPILLLDDVMSELDNIRQLDLLETIIGKTQTFITTTTLDHLKNLPANMEIFQVEGGNISTDDIKKRG, from the coding sequence ATGAAGTTAGAAAATATCTCTCTTAGAAATTTCAGGAATTATGATGATTTAAACCTTGATTTTCATCCCAACTTGAATATCTTCCTCGGACAAAATGCCCAAGGTAAGACCAATATCTTAGAGAGTATTTACTACCTAGCCCTCACTAAAAGTCATAGGACTTCAAGTGATAAGGACCTTCTCAAGTGGGATTCTAAATCTATGAAGGTAGCTGGAACCCTTGAAAAGCATCAATCTAGGATTCCTCTTGAAATCATAGGGGGGAAGGATGGACGAAAGACCAAGGTCAATCATCTGGTCCAACAAAAGGTTGCTGACTATATCGGTCAAATGAAGGTTATCATGTTTGCCCCAGAGGATTTATCTGTCATTAAAGGAAGTCCTAGCATGAGACGGCGTTTTATCGATATGGAAATCAGCCAACTCAGATCCATCTACCTCTATGATTCCATCTACTATGGTAAAATCCTTAAGGAGCGCAATGCCTACTTGAAATTTGATAGCAAGAAGATTGACGATACTTATTTAAGCGTCTTAGATGACCAGCTTATTGATTATGGTAGTAAGATTATTGAGCATAGGATAAGCTTCATTAGGCATTTAGAAGATTTGGCTAATAAACTTCATTTTAAGCTTAGTCATGGTCTAGAAGATTTGACCATTAGCTATAAGTCAAATGTTTCTTTAAGCGAAGATGCCCCTACCCTTTCAGGGATTAAAGAAGATTTTAAAAATCAATTATTGAAAAATCGCAGCAAGGAGCTTATCCGCCACCAAACCTTGGTAGGACCTCACCGGGATGATTTAGAATTTTTCATTAATGGAATTAATGTTTCAGACTTTGGATCTCAGGGACAGCAAAGGACAACTGCCCTTTCAGTTAGGCTGGCTGAAATTGATTTAATTTTTGAGGAAAGTGGTGAATATCCTATTCTCCTTCTTGATGACGTCATGAGTGAACTGGATAACATCAGGCAACTTGACCTGCTTGAGACCATTATTGGAAAAACTCAAACCTTTATTACAACAACAACCCTGGACCATTTAAAAAATTTACCAGCTAATATGGAAATTTTTCAGGTTGAAGGCGGAAATATATCTACTGATGACATAAAAAAAAGAGGCTAA
- a CDS encoding pitrilysin family protein — translation MLKKINYQAVEEGLYQEDLENGLRVYYLPQPLYNKTYALFTSKFGSLDTSFVPYNQEASKTYPEGIAHFLEHKLFEKESGDVFQDFSKLGAASNAFTSFERTSYLFSTSEEVYASLEVLLDFVQEPYFTEEGVTSEQGIIGQEIQMYQDDPDWRLYFGLLQSLYPESPLAADIAGSPKSISEITVTDLYENYESFYQPGNMNLFITGPFEINQMADFVRKNQDTKNFPKTQKIKRDKFQAADSIAYREIEMDLVNSKFALGFRGKDSLPSEGAELLSYRMSNFFLFTMLFGSTSKRYERLYNEGLIDDSFDYNFELHERFHMASITCDSEDPKFLEEEFTAALNNFELDPDFTEEHLKLIKKDYLGNYFKSMNSLEFIASQFASNIYEDLNFFDYPAILEKINLDLVRENGRKFISSMEKSVFCIKASPVD, via the coding sequence ATGCTCAAGAAGATTAACTACCAGGCAGTAGAAGAAGGCTTATACCAGGAAGACCTAGAAAATGGCCTAAGGGTTTATTATTTACCTCAACCTCTTTACAATAAAACCTATGCCCTTTTTACAAGCAAATTTGGATCCCTTGATACATCATTTGTTCCCTATAATCAGGAAGCTTCAAAAACTTACCCGGAAGGGATTGCCCATTTTTTGGAGCACAAATTATTTGAAAAGGAATCAGGGGATGTTTTCCAAGATTTTTCAAAACTTGGAGCTGCCAGTAATGCCTTTACAAGCTTTGAGCGGACCAGCTACCTTTTTTCAACAAGTGAAGAGGTCTATGCTAGCCTAGAAGTCCTTTTGGACTTTGTTCAAGAACCTTATTTCACAGAAGAAGGGGTTACGAGTGAACAGGGGATTATTGGTCAAGAGATTCAAATGTATCAAGATGACCCTGACTGGCGTCTTTACTTTGGCCTGCTGCAAAGCTTGTATCCGGAGTCTCCTCTGGCTGCAGATATTGCTGGTAGTCCTAAAAGTATAAGTGAAATCACAGTAACAGACCTTTATGAGAACTATGAGAGTTTCTACCAGCCGGGGAATATGAATCTTTTTATTACAGGTCCCTTTGAAATTAACCAGATGGCTGATTTTGTTAGAAAGAACCAGGACACAAAGAATTTTCCTAAGACTCAAAAGATTAAGCGGGATAAATTTCAAGCAGCAGATTCTATAGCTTATAGGGAGATTGAGATGGATCTTGTAAATAGTAAATTTGCCCTAGGATTTAGGGGGAAAGACTCTCTACCTAGTGAGGGTGCTGAACTTCTAAGCTATAGAATGTCTAATTTCTTCCTATTTACCATGCTTTTTGGCTCAACCAGTAAGAGATATGAAAGGTTATATAATGAGGGTCTAATTGATGACTCCTTTGACTATAACTTTGAACTTCATGAGCGCTTTCATATGGCAAGTATCACTTGTGACAGCGAAGATCCCAAGTTCTTAGAGGAGGAATTTACTGCGGCCCTAAATAATTTTGAACTTGATCCAGATTTTACAGAAGAGCATCTTAAGCTGATTAAAAAAGATTATTTGGGTAATTATTTTAAAAGTATGAACTCCCTTGAGTTTATTGCTAGCCAGTTTGCTTCTAATATTTATGAGGATTTGAACTTCTTTGATTATCCGGCTATTTTGGAAAAAATTAACTTGGACCTTGTAAGGGAGAATGGGAGAAAATTCATTTCCTCAATGGAAAAAAGTGTCTTTTGTATCAAGGCAAGTCCTGTGGACTAG